A window of bacterium contains these coding sequences:
- a CDS encoding RNA polymerase sigma factor, with translation MNESELFEKIRAGEISAFKELFEAYKDMVFNVCFKMLGSREDAEDVAQDVFFTAYKALKGFRAESKLSTWLYRIAVNRSLNFGRKRKMNRWLSLDFLADNKPDEIPPDPAGNPLKNLEISERERIVQNAVNSLPGNQRVAVILSRYENLSYEETAKIMKCSVSSVESYLFRAKQNLYKKLAAFIKET, from the coding sequence ATGAACGAATCGGAATTATTTGAAAAAATAAGGGCGGGTGAAATTTCAGCATTTAAGGAATTATTCGAAGCTTATAAAGATATGGTTTTTAATGTCTGTTTTAAAATGCTCGGAAGCAGGGAAGACGCGGAGGATGTCGCGCAGGACGTTTTTTTTACAGCATACAAGGCTCTGAAAGGATTCCGGGCGGAATCGAAATTATCAACATGGCTGTACCGTATCGCAGTAAACAGGAGCTTGAATTTCGGGCGGAAAAGAAAGATGAACAGATGGCTCTCGCTGGATTTTTTGGCAGATAATAAGCCGGATGAAATACCTCCCGATCCGGCGGGTAATCCTCTTAAAAATTTAGAGATTTCCGAACGTGAACGGATTGTCCAAAATGCGGTAAATTCACTGCCGGGAAACCAGCGCGTAGCCGTTATTCTCAGCCGTTATGAAAATCTTTCTTATGAAGAAACAGCCAAAATTATGAAATGTTCGGTTTCTTCCGTGGAATCATATTTGTTCCGCGCTAAACAGAATCTATATAAAAAATTGGCGGCGTTTATTAAGGAAACATAA